The Glycine max cultivar Williams 82 chromosome 12, Glycine_max_v4.0, whole genome shotgun sequence genome window below encodes:
- the LOC100785994 gene encoding uncharacterized GPI-anchored protein At4g28100 codes for MQSFPPIPTLACLYLTFFTSLLFLLPFSRAGLLSEPVSDPNQPLEPGSNTVPAFPVQTQALTCRLDLSDELFGGVKDACGKDLDRSRCCPVLAAWLFAAHARTALDVSAAPPPSSADLPMMPDDSQKCVNSLQDSLLSRNIRIPQPNATCDAILCFCGIRLHQITSLTCNAAFNVSLSHRNATPTAAVRNLENNCRNSSYAGCTKCLGALQKVKGYKNETKGSDRVKKMFNRDCQLMGLTWLLAKNKTAYIPTVSAVLRAMMYSAHPHESKCSPDQENMPLAVDSLQFESGHAPSRPSKFCVTVLPLVVLLLFSAFV; via the exons ATGCAATCATTCCCCCCCATCCCCACTCTCGCATGCCTTTACCTTACTTTCTTTACGTCACTACTATTCCTACTACCTTTTTCTCGTGCCGGTTTACTCTCCGAACCGGTGAGCGACCCCAACCAGCCTCTCGAACCGGGCTCCAACACTGTCCCCGCCTTTCCTGTCCAGACCCAGGCCCTAACCTGCCGCCTCGACCTCTCCGACGAGCTCTTCGGCGGCGTCAAGGATGCCTGCGGCAAGGACCTCGACCGGAGCCGCTGCTGCCCCGTCCTCGCCGCCTGGCTCTTCGCCGCTCACGCCCGCACCGCTCTTGATGTCTCCGCCGCCCCTCCTCCGTCCTCCGCCGACCTTCCGATGATGCCCGACGACTCCCAAAAATGCGTCAACTCGCTCCAGGATTCGCTTCTCTCCCGCAACATCCGAATCCCTCAGCCCAACGCCACGTGCGACGCTATTCTCTGCTTCTGCGGCATCAGACTCCACCAAATCACGTCGCTTACCTGCAACGCTGCGTTTAACGTCTCGCTTTCTCACAGGAACGCCACCCCAACCGCTGCGGTTCGCAACCTCGAGAATAATTGCCGTAACTCCTCTTACGCTGGTTGCACCAAATGCCTCGGTGCCCTACAAAAG GTGAAGGGGTATAAAAACGAGACGAAGGGAAGTGATAGGGTGAAGAAAATGTTCAACCGGGACTGTCAACTGATGGGGTTAACGTGGCTTCTGGCGAAGAACAAAACGGCGTACATACCTACCGTTTCGGCAGTGCTGCGTGCGATGATGTACAGTGCGCACCCTCACGAGTCCAAGTGTAGTCCTGACCAAGAGAACATGCCGCTGGCCGTTGATTCGCTTCAGTTCGAGAGCGGCCACGCGCCATCTCGGCCGTCCAAGTTTTGCGTGACGGTTTTGCCCCTCGTGGTTCTCTTATTATTTTCCGCTTTTGTGTAG